The Alnus glutinosa chromosome 7, dhAlnGlut1.1, whole genome shotgun sequence genome includes a region encoding these proteins:
- the LOC133873925 gene encoding probable plastid-lipid-associated protein 13, chloroplastic — MASVQGSVPALSAIRARRESSSSSFSSLGTATPLVSFARSPDTHRQRSVRPGLGGRSVLRAMVQQAVHGAPAAYAKEMERLSAKESLLLAFKDSGGFEALVTGKTTDMQRIDVNERITGLERLNPTPRPTTSPFLEGRWNFEWFGSGSPGLSAARFIFERFPSTLANLSKLDVVIKDGYAKITAKFKLLNSIESKFVLSTRLSVEGPLRMKEEYVEGILESPTLIEETLPEQLKGALGQASNTMQQLPVPIRDAITSGLTIPLGGTLQRLFMISYLDDEILIIRDTAGVPEVLTRLGSPPSPLAEPMTEYES, encoded by the exons ATGGCTTCCGTACAAGGTTCAGTCCCTGCACTCTCCGCAATCCGCGCGCGTCGTGAATCGTCGTCTTCGTCGTTCTCTTCCCTAGGCACGGCTACTCCCCTGGTTTCGTTCGCTAGGTCGCCAGATACTCACCGCCAACGGTCCGTACGCCCGGGACTTGGCGGGAGATCCGTACTCAGAGCAATGGTTCAGCAGGCCGTACACGGAGCTCCGGCGGCTTATGCCAAGGAAATGGAGAGGCTTTCCGCTAAAGAATCCCTTCTTCTCGCC TTTAAAGATTCTGGGGGTTTTGAGGCTTTAGTAACTGGGAAGACAACCGATATGCAGCGAATTGATGTGAATGAGAGGATAACTGGTTTGGAACGGCTCAATCCAACTCCTAGACCGACAAC GTCGCCTTTTCTGGAAGGTAGATGGAATTTTGAGTGGTTTGGCTCTGGGAGTCCAGGACTATCTGCTGCTAGATTTATTTTTGA GAGATTTCCTTCAACTTTGGCTAATTTGTCAAAACTGGACGTGGTGATCAAGGATGGATATGCAAAGATTACAGCGAAGTTCAAATTACTGAACTCG ATAGAAAGCAAATTTGTTCTGTCCACCAGGTTATCCGTGGAGGGACCGCTTCGAATGAAAGAGGAATATGTTGAAGGGATTCTGGAGTCTCCAACACTTATTGAAGAAACACTACCTGAACAGCTTAAAGGTGCACTTGGTCAGGCATCTAACACGATGCAACAACTGCCTGTGCCAATTCGGGATGCCATTACCAGTGGGCTGACAATTCCTCTAg GTGGAACTTTGCAAAGACTATTTATGATCTCTTATCTTGATGACGAAATACTT ATAATAAGGGATACTGCTGGAGTGCCTGAAGTTTTGACAAGGTTGGGATCTCCCCCGTCTCCCTTGGCAGAACCCATGACAGAATACGAGAGTTAG